From one Mya arenaria isolate MELC-2E11 chromosome 4, ASM2691426v1 genomic stretch:
- the LOC128231471 gene encoding serine/threonine-protein phosphatase PGAM5, mitochondrial-like isoform X2, producing MKKFLDKVYRFSKVYGLTAAGAVAVIGVLVYDKARREPVYSSWTTNYDPSVKWDYNWDRREPKSLVKPLKESATDDEKQKYLEKEEKKVGTATRHIIMIRHGQYFDKEKYDADRMLTELGREQANLTGLRLAELNYPYTKLICSTMTRAQETADIIHKHLPDLPRENDDMLREGAPIPPEPPSGNWRPEASFYGDGARIEAAFRKYFHRAEPEQTKDSYEIMVCHANVIRYFVCRALQFTPEAWLRISLNHASLTWVYIRPNGRVGIRTMGEAGFMPPDKLSVM from the exons ATGAAGAAGTTTTTGGACAAAGTCTACAGATTTTCCAAAGTTTACGGGTTGACAGCTGCTGGGGCTGTTGCTGTTATAGGCGTTCTTGTATATGACAAAGCCAGAAGAGAGCCTGTCTACTCTTCGTGGACAACAAACTATGATCCAAGTGTGAAGTGGGACTACAACTGGGATAG GAGAGAACCAAAGAGCCTTGTGAAGCCACTTAAAGAATCCGCTACTGATGATGAAAAACAGAAGTATCTTGAGAAGGAGGAAAAGAAAGTTGGCACGGCAACCAGGCATATCATTATGATCCGACATGGGCAGTATTTTGACAAAGAAAAGTATGACGCTGACAGAATGCTGACTGAGTTAG GGCGTGAGCAGGCTAATCTCACAGGTTTACGACTGGCTGAATTGAATTACCCATACACAAAACTGATCTGCTCAACAATGACGCGTGCACAGGAGACAGCAGACATCATCCACAAGCACCTGCCAGATCTCCCACGGGAAAATGATGACATGCTGCGGGAAGGAGCTCCCATTCCGCCTGAACCTCCATCGGGAAACTGGAGGCCAGAAGCCTCG ttttatGGTGATGGTGCTCGTATTGAAGCAGCATTTAGAAAGTATTTTCACAGAGCAGAGCCAGAACAAACCAAGGACAGCTATGAAATTATGGTCTGCCATGCAAATGTTATACGATACTTTGTATGCAG AGCCCTCCAGTTTACCCCAGAGGCATGGCTGCGGATCAGTTTAAACCACGCTAGTTTGACCTGGGTGTACATCCGTCCTAACGGCAGGGTCGGCATTCGTACTATGGGCGAAGCCGGCTTTATGCCCCCCGATAAACTCTCGGTCATGTGA
- the LOC128231471 gene encoding serine/threonine-protein phosphatase PGAM5, mitochondrial-like isoform X1, whose protein sequence is MKKFLDKVYRFSKVYGLTAAGAVAVIGVLVYDKARREPVYSSWTTNYDPSVKWDYNWDRREPKSLVKPLKESATDDEKQKYLEKEEKKVGTATRHIIMIRHGQYFDKEKYDADRMLTELGREQANLTGLRLAELNYPYTKLICSTMTRAQETADIIHKHLPDLPRENDDMLREGAPIPPEPPSGNWRPEASQFYGDGARIEAAFRKYFHRAEPEQTKDSYEIMVCHANVIRYFVCRALQFTPEAWLRISLNHASLTWVYIRPNGRVGIRTMGEAGFMPPDKLSVM, encoded by the exons ATGAAGAAGTTTTTGGACAAAGTCTACAGATTTTCCAAAGTTTACGGGTTGACAGCTGCTGGGGCTGTTGCTGTTATAGGCGTTCTTGTATATGACAAAGCCAGAAGAGAGCCTGTCTACTCTTCGTGGACAACAAACTATGATCCAAGTGTGAAGTGGGACTACAACTGGGATAG GAGAGAACCAAAGAGCCTTGTGAAGCCACTTAAAGAATCCGCTACTGATGATGAAAAACAGAAGTATCTTGAGAAGGAGGAAAAGAAAGTTGGCACGGCAACCAGGCATATCATTATGATCCGACATGGGCAGTATTTTGACAAAGAAAAGTATGACGCTGACAGAATGCTGACTGAGTTAG GGCGTGAGCAGGCTAATCTCACAGGTTTACGACTGGCTGAATTGAATTACCCATACACAAAACTGATCTGCTCAACAATGACGCGTGCACAGGAGACAGCAGACATCATCCACAAGCACCTGCCAGATCTCCCACGGGAAAATGATGACATGCTGCGGGAAGGAGCTCCCATTCCGCCTGAACCTCCATCGGGAAACTGGAGGCCAGAAGCCTCG cagttttatGGTGATGGTGCTCGTATTGAAGCAGCATTTAGAAAGTATTTTCACAGAGCAGAGCCAGAACAAACCAAGGACAGCTATGAAATTATGGTCTGCCATGCAAATGTTATACGATACTTTGTATGCAG AGCCCTCCAGTTTACCCCAGAGGCATGGCTGCGGATCAGTTTAAACCACGCTAGTTTGACCTGGGTGTACATCCGTCCTAACGGCAGGGTCGGCATTCGTACTATGGGCGAAGCCGGCTTTATGCCCCCCGATAAACTCTCGGTCATGTGA
- the LOC128231473 gene encoding protein FAM136A-like, giving the protein MADIGLKLQNAVEQMMERIDRDVTRKMQGDAFRCSAKCCDDTSTSVAEAQRCLSTCHAPLDKMQQQIEYEINDFQGRIGRCTQQCTDNARDKLKPGQSPTPEVQKEFETCAKACVDTYVNKIPDLEKRIKTVLGNKY; this is encoded by the exons ATGGCGGACATCGGCTTGAAATTGCAGAATGCAGTTGAACAAATGATGGAGAGGATTGACAGGGATGTCACGAGGAAAATGCAG ggTGACGCATTTAGATGTAGTGCAAAATGTTGTGATGATACATCTACTAGCGTGGCTGAGGCACAAAGATGCTTGAGCACATGCCATGCTCCACTGGATAAAATGCAGCAAcaaattgaatatgaaataaatgactTCCAG GGACGCATAGGAAGGTGTACCCAACAATGTACTGATAATGCCCGTGACAAATTGAAACCGGGACAGTCACCAACCCCAGAAGTGCAGAAAGAGTTTGAAACTTGTGCAAAAGCATGTGTAGATACTTATGTGAACAAGATCCCTGATTTGGAAAAACGTATAAAGACAGTTTTGGGTAATAAATATTAA